Proteins found in one Rhodopirellula islandica genomic segment:
- a CDS encoding zinc-ribbon domain-containing protein, which yields MKRGTDKFSDFVEHPRYGRGPRITGQNPQTNYGSTFIHWHSPTDCRIPNTAINANTSRQKEPTVAVTHYYDVERRCRDCGRMFIFFAEEQRHWYEVLRFGLDSDCVRCVECRKSEQQTAHLRQRYESLLDRSDRTDKETLELIDCALTLVEHSAFGHRTLQRIRALLNSFPSESKIRRHATFRGLANRADILTEAAANHPMQPSGEVGRFEVDDQPSPPADR from the coding sequence ATGAAACGTGGCACTGACAAATTCTCGGACTTCGTTGAACACCCACGGTACGGGCGCGGGCCACGCATCACTGGTCAGAATCCACAAACAAACTACGGCAGCACGTTCATTCACTGGCATTCTCCGACGGACTGTCGTATTCCGAACACTGCGATCAATGCGAACACATCACGGCAAAAAGAGCCGACTGTTGCCGTCACCCACTACTACGATGTTGAACGTCGATGCCGCGACTGTGGCCGCATGTTCATATTCTTCGCTGAGGAACAGCGTCACTGGTACGAAGTTCTACGCTTTGGGCTTGATTCGGACTGTGTTCGTTGTGTCGAATGTCGAAAATCGGAACAACAAACGGCACACTTGCGCCAACGATACGAATCGCTTCTCGACCGATCTGACCGGACAGACAAAGAGACGCTGGAACTAATTGACTGCGCCCTTACGCTCGTCGAACACTCAGCGTTTGGGCATCGAACCTTGCAACGTATTCGGGCACTGTTGAACTCATTCCCATCCGAATCTAAGATCAGGCGTCACGCTACGTTTCGCGGATTGGCCAATCGTGCCGACATCCTCACAGAAGCGGCGGCGAACCATCCGATGCAACCGAGCGGCGAAGTCGGGCGTTTTGAAGTGGATGATCAACCGTCGCCGCCGGCTGATCGGTAA